One window of Anabaena sphaerica FACHB-251 genomic DNA carries:
- a CDS encoding AAA family ATPase, producing the protein MVTIDWNQILDGILPHESNEALISKSFVDPLIESLGFNQQEQIPAFSTGNGTVDFAARKNAVSDNFSFSKTNPYLLIEVKARATGAGANINLSDGTPQYIRAREQIKRYLLSPNCQKSQWGIITNSVHIQLFRKHGKVVVPATSSLLIKKDNIHDIVAHIKNLIDNPPKALTVCVYNNKGGVGKTTTTVNLAAILTRKGKKVLVIDFDPQQGDLTNSLGLQLGKISLYDCLADRTLDIRNTIKHFGVKFKSGETVKFDVIPADPKMGLFTEQDLVAKIDKGSARLRDAIKIFKTEYDYIFIDCPTNWMFFSQSSLYACDAVLIPTKHNNLASLENAAKVIKDFIPKVKAARPDGGPIALPIFFNGESISPPQLKTANKEIQDIIIRESKQINLQPYFWPNYTKANTNTEIFILPSYAIVSGAAFDRIPAAFKHSTAAQHYLDLAKEYFIL; encoded by the coding sequence ATGGTAACTATAGACTGGAATCAAATTTTAGATGGTATTTTACCACATGAGAGTAATGAAGCTCTGATCAGCAAAAGTTTTGTAGACCCTCTGATAGAATCACTGGGATTTAATCAACAAGAGCAGATTCCAGCATTTTCTACAGGAAATGGGACAGTAGATTTTGCCGCTCGCAAGAATGCTGTTAGTGATAATTTCTCATTTTCCAAAACTAATCCCTATTTACTAATCGAAGTCAAGGCACGAGCAACAGGTGCAGGAGCAAATATTAATTTATCGGACGGGACTCCTCAATACATCAGAGCTAGAGAGCAAATCAAAAGATATTTACTTTCTCCGAATTGTCAAAAATCTCAATGGGGCATTATTACTAATTCAGTTCATATCCAGCTATTTAGAAAACATGGAAAAGTTGTTGTACCTGCCACTTCTAGTCTTTTAATTAAAAAAGACAATATTCATGATATTGTTGCTCACATCAAAAATTTGATTGATAATCCACCGAAAGCATTGACTGTCTGTGTTTACAACAATAAGGGTGGTGTTGGTAAAACCACAACAACTGTTAATTTAGCAGCAATTCTCACCCGAAAGGGGAAAAAAGTTCTTGTAATTGACTTTGACCCACAACAAGGAGATTTAACTAATTCCCTTGGATTACAATTAGGAAAAATAAGTTTATATGATTGTCTAGCTGATAGAACTTTAGATATTCGCAATACCATTAAACATTTTGGAGTCAAATTCAAATCGGGAGAGACAGTAAAATTTGATGTTATACCAGCAGATCCAAAAATGGGATTATTTACAGAGCAAGACTTGGTTGCAAAAATTGATAAAGGTTCTGCTAGATTAAGAGATGCTATTAAGATTTTCAAAACTGAATATGATTACATATTTATTGATTGTCCTACAAATTGGATGTTTTTTAGTCAAAGTAGCCTGTATGCCTGTGATGCTGTGCTTATACCTACCAAACACAACAATTTAGCTTCTCTAGAGAATGCAGCTAAAGTGATTAAAGATTTTATCCCAAAAGTTAAAGCAGCTAGACCTGATGGTGGACCAATAGCATTACCTATATTTTTTAATGGAGAAAGTATTTCTCCTCCTCAGCTTAAAACTGCAAATAAAGAAATTCAAGATATTATTATAAGAGAATCAAAACAAATTAATTTACAACCTTACTTTTGGCCTAACTATACAAAAGCTAATACCAATACAGAAATATTCATTCTACCAAGTTATGCAATTGTATCAGGTGCGGCATTTGATCGTATACCCGCTGCTTTTAAACATTCTACTGCTGCACAACATTATCTCGATTTAGCGAAGGAATACTTTATTTTATGA
- a CDS encoding NAD(P)H-quinone oxidoreductase subunit N, producing MDFANIASQLNAGTILPEGIVILTLLGVLIVDLILGRTSSRWIGYLAIAGLSAAIVALYLQWDSTNPIGFTGSFNGDDLSIVFRGIIALSAAVTILMSIRYVEQSGTALAEFIAILMTATLGGMFLSGASELVMIFISLETLSISSYLLTGYTKRDPRSNEAALKYLLIGASSTAVFLYGVSLLYGLSGGQTELSAIANGIAAANVSQSLGFVIALVFVIAGIGFKISAAPFHQWTPDVYEGAPTPVIAFLSVGSKAAGFALAIRLLTVVFPLVADEWRFVFTALAVLSMVLGNVVALAQTSMKRMLAYSSIAQAGFVMIGLIAGTDAGYSSMIFYLLVYLFMNLCGFTCIILFSLRTGTDQIAEYSGLYQKDPLLTLGLSISLLSLGGIPPLAGFFGKIYLFWAGWQAGLYWLVLLGLVTSVVSIYYYIRVVKMMVVKEPQEMSDVVKNYPQVRWDLPGLRPLQVGLIATLIATSIAGILSNPLFTLANNSVANTPILQAAKVASTQANVIITKQAEEL from the coding sequence ATGGATTTTGCTAATATTGCATCCCAGTTAAATGCTGGAACGATTTTACCAGAGGGAATTGTCATTCTCACCCTCTTGGGGGTTTTGATTGTTGATTTGATTTTGGGGCGCACATCTTCACGCTGGATTGGATATCTGGCGATCGCTGGTTTATCAGCTGCGATTGTCGCCCTATACTTACAATGGGATTCCACCAATCCCATCGGCTTTACTGGGAGCTTTAATGGTGATGACCTCAGTATTGTCTTTCGCGGTATCATTGCTCTGTCTGCTGCTGTGACTATATTGATGTCGATTCGCTATGTAGAGCAGAGTGGTACTGCTTTAGCAGAATTTATCGCCATTTTGATGACTGCGACTTTGGGAGGAATGTTTTTATCAGGTGCTAGTGAGTTGGTGATGATTTTCATCTCCCTAGAAACCCTGAGTATTTCCTCTTATTTGTTAACAGGTTATACCAAGCGTGACCCTCGTTCTAATGAAGCAGCCCTGAAATACCTGTTAATTGGAGCTTCCAGCACAGCAGTGTTTTTATACGGTGTATCACTGCTGTATGGTTTATCCGGTGGACAAACAGAATTGAGTGCGATCGCTAACGGTATCGCCGCAGCTAACGTCAGTCAATCTCTTGGTTTTGTAATTGCCCTTGTTTTCGTCATTGCGGGAATTGGTTTCAAAATCTCCGCTGCACCTTTCCACCAGTGGACACCAGACGTTTATGAAGGCGCTCCCACCCCAGTCATCGCCTTCTTATCTGTCGGTTCCAAAGCAGCAGGTTTTGCACTTGCTATCCGCTTATTGACGGTAGTTTTCCCCCTCGTCGCTGACGAGTGGAGATTTGTCTTTACAGCCCTAGCAGTCCTCAGTATGGTCTTGGGTAACGTAGTTGCTTTAGCCCAAACCAGCATGAAACGGATGTTAGCTTATTCATCCATTGCCCAAGCTGGCTTTGTGATGATTGGTTTAATTGCTGGTACTGATGCAGGTTATTCCAGTATGATATTTTACTTACTGGTTTACCTGTTCATGAACCTGTGCGGCTTTACCTGCATCATTCTCTTCTCTCTGCGGACGGGAACAGATCAAATTGCTGAATATTCAGGTTTGTATCAGAAAGACCCACTGCTCACACTCGGTTTAAGTATCTCTCTGTTATCCTTGGGTGGTATTCCCCCACTAGCTGGGTTTTTCGGGAAGATTTACTTATTCTGGGCAGGTTGGCAAGCTGGTCTTTACTGGTTAGTTCTGCTAGGTTTAGTTACCAGCGTTGTTTCCATCTACTACTACATTCGTGTAGTTAAAATGATGGTGGTTAAAGAACCCCAAGAAATGTCCGACGTAGTGAAGAATTATCCTCAAGTGCGTTGGGATTTACCAGGTTTAAGACCTTTACAAGTTGGCTTGATAGCAACTTTAATTGCTACTTCCATCGCGGGTATTTTGTCCAATCCGTTGTTTACTTTAGCGAATAATTCAGTTGCGAATACTCCCATTTTGCAAGCCGCAAAAGTGGCGAGTACACAAGCAAATGTAATTATTACTAAGCAAGCAGAAGAATTGTAG